CTGGAACCTGCCGCCCACGTCAATAACCCAACAGCTGTTTTGACAGTGTTTATTACAGTCATAAATAATCAAACATAACCCAGAGCATTTTGCTTTAAAGACAAAATTACATCATGTTCACAAACAAACCGAGGGCAGTGTGACTACAGATTGATTAATCGTGAGATCTTTCAGGAGGTTTTGCTGCTCAAATCTCTGCTGCAGACGGAGTTTCCAGGTCTCCAGGTCAGACTTTATCTCCTCTTGCAGAGCAGCTGGGACGCTGAAGGAATACAGACAACATCTGTGAGCTGCAGTATCTGGCTGCCATGTTGCTGAAGCCGTAACCACCGTGAGGGGAGTCATGGACAGACAGTTGTCGAAACTCTTCGTGTGATCAAACCAGTAAGTGACGGGGTAACCCAGTAACAGCCCAAACACAGTACACAGGTTCCACTCCTCACATTTCTCTCCGCCACTGAGAAGCCTCTCAACCTCGTCAAGCTGCTGCACCCCTCCCAGTAGAAGTAGTAAATCTTGTATCATGCACTTCAGGTCTCCCCTCAGCGGATCAGCGAGGGTGGGCGACTCCTGTGAGTGGCAGACATCAATCACGGCCACGCTGCTCCCCTCATGAAGAACCTGCTCTAGATTTGACTTGACTGTGACCGGATTAACAATGAGACCATTTCCATTTAAATCCAGCGTGAGCAGCGATTTAGACACAAGCTGGAGAGACTGCAAAGAGCTCAGATAGTGCTCCACTTGTTCTGCGCAGGCACCGTTAATATCGTACAGAACAGCAGGCTTCAATCCCAAATCTACAGCTGACACCTGAGCAGCCAGGTCCAGACTCTGAGGAGCGGAGAGGGACTTTCTACCAGCAGACAGATACTTACGAGCAGCAGCAACAAAGAGCTCTGAAGCAGACATGACTGCATAAAAATCACGTCACACAAGACTGAGGAGTCAAGCAGGACTAGAGATATTTCAATTTTAAGTAGCTGTTTAGCTGGAATCAAAGACAAAAAGTAAACTGCACAGTTGTAATCTACACTTACaagaaaggttaaaaaaaaaaacaacaactaacaAATGGTCAAACAAAAGGTCAATGGATGTAACACAAGTAAACCAGACAAAAGTTTTCAAACTAAAACTAGTCATAAAAACTGTTTCATGAGTTTATTTGTGTCCACTGTTTCTTCTTTGTTGGTCCAGGATGCCTAAAGGAGAAGAAACATGTCAGTCAGAATAATCTGTAGAAAAACAGCAGTTATTCGGTGATAAATGcattctgcttttgttcattaGAGGTGTGCACACAGATCACACCTCTCTCCAGCTCTAATAAAGAAGATAACCTCACCATCATCCTGGCTGTGATGTATTTGGGTCACGCTATGTCACTGGCTGAGGAGACATCAGGTCGAAATCGGAGAGATTTCTTGCAACCCAAACACCAGCTGCAAACAAGCCCAAATTCACCAGAAGAttccttaaaaaaatgaaaaagaaaaaaggtttaaacaatcagtaatgacaTCAACAGCAACAACACCCTGTTCAACCTGTGGCTACAGGTTTTGCTGTGAGGGGAAACTGAGTAAACATAAATTTATAAGACCACAGGTATCTATAACCTCATCCATCTATTAATTTATATTCTTCTGTTTATCCAGAGCTAGGCTAGGCTAGGTCCTGGAGGCAGCAAcctaagcagagaagctcaGACTTCCCTCAGACCACCTGCTCCAGGTAAAATGCCAAGGCTTTCCCAGGTCAGCTGAGCGATATAACCTTTCCAGCATGTCTTGGGTCTACCCCACAGCTATAGAGGGAgggcatttttttaaacatatatgaatatataaatatatcttaTAGGCTTCCCATCACACCTAGTATATCAGGTACGTGGCATTCACCTTAATCCTAGGGGAGCCAATATTTTGGCATATTTGGTACACAGATGTTGAGAATTTTCTAGCTCTGACAGAAGAACCacacattaaagaaaaacaaaaacccatcGCATGTTAATATGC
This genomic interval from Oreochromis niloticus isolate F11D_XX linkage group LG5, O_niloticus_UMD_NMBU, whole genome shotgun sequence contains the following:
- the lg5h1orf74 gene encoding UPF0739 protein C1orf74 homolog, translated to MSASELFVAAARKYLSAGRKSLSAPQSLDLAAQVSAVDLGLKPAVLYDINGACAEQVEHYLSSLQSLQLVSKSLLTLDLNGNGLIVNPVTVKSNLEQVLHEGSSVAVIDVCHSQESPTLADPLRGDLKCMIQDLLLLLGGVQQLDEVERLLSGGEKCEEWNLCTVFGLLLGYPVTYWFDHTKSFDNCLSMTPLTVVTASATWQPDTAAHRCCLYSFSVPAALQEEIKSDLETWKLRLQQRFEQQNLLKDLTINQSVVTLPSVCL
- the tomm6 gene encoding mitochondrial import receptor subunit TOM6 homolog → MSGANAKKGSSPGVMEWISSACRFATDRNDFRRNLLVNLGLFAAGVWVARNLSDFDLMSPQPVT